In Balaenoptera ricei isolate mBalRic1 chromosome 4, mBalRic1.hap2, whole genome shotgun sequence, the genomic stretch GAACTGGACCAGTAAGGCCAGGTGGGGCCCCGCATCCCAGGATGAGAACAGTCTGTCCGGTGCTTTTCCCCTGGACGGCGTTGCTCTCAACTTTGAAGCTGGAAAGAGTAGGCAGACATTCAAGGGGCAGTTTTCATGTTTATATCCACTCAGAGAAagtcacttcctcctcctccctcacatCGTATTTTCCTAACTCGAACGTGGCTGATCTGTGAAACTCTCATTTTGAATTTTTCAAGGTACCCTAAGCTGGGGACCCAACACGCTGAATCTAACTCTGCTGGAAATGATGTGTTTGCCAAGTTCTCAGCATTTATAAAAAACACCAAGAAAGATGCAAATGAGAGTGAGTCCCTCCCGTCTTCCTGTTTTCTGCTTTCTGCTTGGACCCCCGCTCCGCCTCTGGTGCGGCTTCTTATAAGATCTTGGGAATTCTGACTCGTTTCACAGTGGGGAGGGACCTGTACGTAGAAATGAGGAAAAGTACCTCTGACATTGACACGTGGGTTTCAAGAGATTGAGTGCTTCTTCTAGAGGTGGGGAGCCCAGAAAACCACATTTTTAGGGGAAAATAATCACCACCAGGGATTCCTTGCCGCACCATGGGACTCAGTGTGAATGAAGCTTCTACTTCTGCTTACTTCATTATGTGATTTCCATAAAGAgttttgaacaaatgaatgagttcTAGAAGTAGCAGTGTTGTGTAGACGGCAGAATTACTTTCCAGGGAGAAGTGAGTCTTTTATTCAGAACTCGTAAATCCACCTCTCTCTTTCCCAAGTCTCCAATGCTCACTGGCCGTGTCTCGGGAAGGAAGGGACAAACTCCTTCTTCGGTATCTAGAGAGAGGTGACCCTAACTCCCATGGTTCATCTTAGTCATTTTTTGCCCTTCTGTTTTAGTTTATGAAAGGAACCTCTTAAAGGCCCTGAAGAAGCTGGATAATTATCTAAATAGTCCTCTGCCTGATGAAATAGATGCCTACAGCACCGAGGAAGTTACGGTTTCTGGAAGGAAGTTCCTGGATGGGGATGAACTCACGCTAGCCGACTGTAACCTCTTACCCAAGCTCCACATTATTAAGGTCTGTCCTTCCTCTTACCTCAGGTGCTGAATACATGAATGGGGCTTTGTTTCATTGTGTTTTGACTTGTGTTTTTGCCGGACATCGAAACAATCTAAAACGCGGACTCTTGAATTTAAAAATCTAGCTTGTTACTGTTTGAGGCAGGCAAGCCCCAAGTTTCAGATCTGTGGATGATATTCTCAGGTGTTCCTCAGAGGTTCTCAAGAAGCATCTGAGAACTTGGCTCCCATCCCTCCATCCTCACTGCTTCTCTTTTCGAGTCTCACCCCCAGAGCCTAAAGAAAAGCTATGTGAAAGCAACTTGAGGGAATACATTGATTATACCTGGTGTTTCATGCTCCAGGCTTGGAGATGGTGTGTGGAATCTGCTAGCATTAAAATGTGaacttggggaattccctggctgtccagtgtttaggacgtggtgctctcactgcagtggcccaggttcagtccctggttggggaactaagatcctgcaagccgagtggccaaaacacaacaaacaaataaacaaacaaacaaaacaaaacaaaaaaaatctgagccaacctggaaaaaaaaaaaatgtgaattcagTCAATTGTTGGTGATGGGCAGGGTAAGCCTAGCCCTGTCTAGGGACAAGAGACGGTTGGTTCCTAACACTGACCCCCTACAGCTGGGGAGCAGCTGACAACTCCTTGGCTGGACCTCTGCCAGGTTTGGCATCCTGTCTTCCCAGGTGGTTGACTTGGACTTGTGACAAGCCCACACTTGGACTCCTTAGTTATGGCTGCTGTCAGAAGTGCCCCAGCCTGTCTATCACTTACAGGTGTtagttgttattatcattatcactGTTGCTATGTCCTTGGTCCTCAGTAACCTCAGATGCCCCAGGAAGAAACTCAACCCTTGTTCTGGGGCATCTTTATTATTCAAATCCTACCAGGTCCAGAGCTAGGTCCTTGGTATAAGGATAGGGGAGATGGGAGAGAAGACACAGGGAAATACAAGCCAAGGACCCTGTGTTCTAATAACACATTTAATTAGCACTTAGAAATTTACGAATTAGGTTCACACAGTCTGTGGGATTGATGTCCTGTGGGCTACTAGCCGCCCCTGGTGACTGAAAGTCATTCCCttgcctttctcttccttccgTACTCCATCCCAGTCCTTgccacatttttcttctttcttctgtcttcccTGTTGTGCTCAGAGGGTACCAACTTGAAATTCCAGCCTTGAAGACACTGTTGATCCTGTAAGTGAACGTTCGTTTCCGTAGCTCTGCCAGTCCTCTGACATTTAAAATTAGCGAAAGCATCTCAACCCCTCAAACCTGCTACATTGGGGATATTCTAAATTGGACATTTGGGAGCCATTTTCCAACAAGTTATTTATGTAGTTGTGTTTGGTTTAGTCCCTTTACTGAATGTATTCTAATCATTGCTATTACCAGTGTGGCATCACAGAAGCACATGGAGGTTAGGGAAGGCaagagacacatacacacacacacacacacacacacacacacacatcaattgCCACTTATTTAGCCCCTATAAAAAAAGATAGTTTAAAATGTCAGTAGAGGGGGTAAACTTCAGAGTAAAATAAAGCAGTCCATGGCTCCAATATAAGACCTAACTGCAAAATCTTCAAAGCCAGTTAGCACTCAAAATACCAAGCAGCTTACTAATCTTCCAGGATGGAGCACTTCTGAAAGGAAATGAGAATCAGTGTAAAGGAATTGATGGTAAAAAGATGAGAGAATAGAGGAAATTTATCATTTATTCCCTTCCTGAAACCCAGCAAAAACATTATGAAGGACTAAAGCATTATCTCCACCTTTTATAAAACTAGAAAAGGATGGATCACCCACTCAAAGACTTAGAAACTTCAGCCAGTGTGAGGGGTCACAGAGCCTAGGCATGCTTCTCTAGATCTTCAGCAAGGTTCAGATGTCTCTAAAAGTAAATATTACAGCCCTGAAATGCCCAATCCAGACTTCTTTGTTTGAGGACAGGGCATGGAGCGGGCCACGAGAGAGGCAGGGACCATCCCTACAGAGCTGAGATCTCTGTGGGGGCAGAGTTGAAGGCGGAACTGTTCAGAGGCGCCATCTGTATCTTCACCACCGTTCTCTAATGCAAAGGAACAGGGAGGGGAGgtaaagaggaggagagaagacaaGTGGCATTCTGCTTTGTGACTGCTgagcagagaaaagaaacaagcTCTGAACGAGTCAAAGGAGAGACTGTAAATTATCTGAGCTTCACTTTTAGCCATGATGACCGCTTCCTAATCTGTGAGCGTCAGAGTGGAAGATGCACTAACCTTGACTTTGACCCTGACTCTAGCCCTAAGCCTAATGTGTCCCTGGGACAGAGTATAGAGCAGTGTTTGATGAGTGGGTGTTTGAGGGTAAAATCCATATTGGTCTACCTGCTGCCCTGCCTCACTCCCTTTGCCCGCCACACTGTTTTTAAGCAAATGGTAGGTCCAATAGAGCCGCCCATTAAAAGATGGTTAATAAGCAGAAAGAATCCAAGTGGGATTTCTATGTGGATAGAGATGATCCAAAAGGAGGGGGGAAAggttaaagaaagaacaaaagaggaaaagacagatGAGAAACACGTACCTGATAAAGATTGCTCCAGTAAACCAAAGAATTTTTCAGACAGATACTTCTCTGTGGcctcaaaaaaatgaaagagaacctTTGGTGAAAATGCTCAAAGACAAGTCACAAGATACCAAAAAATATAATATCACAAGGAAGATGAGAATTAAGCTGGTAGAACTAAAAAACAcccttaaagaaaataatttcagaaacaaAAGTGATGTTAGAAGTAGCAAGAAGTGGAAAAAGACATTGCAGAAATTCATCAGACATCGGAGGATGGGCCTGAGAAAATTATCCCAAATCAAATGGAGAAGAAGCACGAGGTAAAGAGTAATTAGCGAGACCCCATAatcagaaaaaagagaacaggaaagaaaaaagagagaaaaagaaggctcaaaggtaaattattttgaactaaagATGACCTGAATCTTTAGTTTAACATGTCATGATTAGAAAAATATTGCCCAGAACAATCAACACACTATCACATATTTGGTAAATTATTGAACTTTGAGGATAAAAAAGAACCCTTTGGGTGTCTAGATGAtgctgatgatgataatggtgatgatgataataataatagtaataataataataaaagataaagcCACCTACACAAGGAGGGAATTCAGACTAGTCTCATATGTCTCTAGGACCACATTAAAACCCAGAAAACAGTGGTTTAATAGTTAAAGGATTAAAGGAAAGGATGTGTGATGTAAGAATTTTATATCCTTGTAAATTGTTGTTTTTACCTAGACTTCTGGTCTCAATGAAATAAGCACTcctgagctatttttaaaaataaaattgctatatgatgaaataataaaaaatgataataaaataagaatccagGAACAGAGAAGGTGTGTGGTATATAAGGATTGGTGATAAACATAGAACCTATTTAAATCTAAAACCAGAACTAAGCCTAAACAGCAGTGGGAATTATAACTACTGGAAAGAAACAGAGTATAGTAAACTTGGATGTTTTACACCATTGGAAGGAGGATAAGGGAGCAGAAATGAAAAGAACTGTAGGTAtactaatttcctcatttgtcatTATCAGAGTAAGTAGAGATCATCTAAAgttgataaatcaagaaataaagaaTTCTTATTATTTAAAGTTATATAAGAAACCACTGGAAGAGTTAAAACAGACCATAAACCTTCTAAACCACCAGAAAgggaaacacacaaacacacatgaacacaaaaatattcacagaaaGTTGGAAAACAAAGTATTACATTCATAAGATATGATACAAATACAAGCTTACGTCTATGAAAGGCATATAGATAACAAACTTACTcagaaatgctaaaataaaaagaggggCAAAGCTAAACCAGGCAAATGCAAACAAAAGGAAAGCAGAATTCTTGACATTAACGTCAGTAAGTTTGAATTCAAGCAAAAGATGTTAATTTAGGAGGCTCTCTGAAAGTTCTATGGTCTTGTTTTACTGCATCAATAGCTCCCGGCCTCCAAAATCTGAGAAATAAGTCCCGAAGATCTTCTAATTGGTGATACATTCCATGCTCACGCCATCCAAACGTCCCAGGAGCCAATACAGTGGAAAGGAACAAAGCAGAACGGGCCGTTGTAGCCTTGGGTCCTTGTTATGGGATGAATCATGCCCCCCCAAATATATGTGTTCAAGTTCCAACTCCCTGtacctcagaacgtgaccttatttggaaatagggtctttgcagatataattagttaggATGAGTAGGGTGGATCCCCTAAGCCaacatgactgatgtccttataaaagggaatttggacacagacacaccagCACAGGGAAAACGCCATGTGAAGGTTGGAGCTGTGCTCCCACAAgccagaagctgggggagggacctggaacagatccttccccagagccttcagagagagcccGGATctcctgacaccttgatcttggacttctggcctccaggactgtgagagaataaatttctgttattccaAGCCACCCAAGCTTGTAGTGCTTTGTTAAGGCAGCTCCAGGAAACTCATACTATCTCCAACAGTATACACCCTCCTTTGTGATGAATTCCCCAACGGTACCCTGCCAGCCAGAGGAAACATCTCACATCATTGTGTGTTCATGATGTTCATTCTCAGCTACCCTGTCTGTACATCCACTATTGCCATGAGGATAAGAATAAGGATATTTTGGTTCACGAATCTATCCTCTGCACATGGTGGACGCACAGTGAAATGATCCTGTCAGGGGCAGAATGATGGAAATCCACAGGAGTAACATACACAGGTATTTGGGATTTCAGGAGGTGAGGCTCAGCAAATAGGAAAAAGAGAGGGCACTTCACAGTGATCCTGGCACAATCTAAACTGAAGATCCAACATGAACCTCAGGCACCAAATAACACAGCAGCAGAACACAGGGAGAGAAAACTGccagaaacacaaagagaaatccACTGGAGTACGGAGCAAATTCATGCCAGTGGATCACAAGGATCGTCTGTGATAAATCGGTGGGCACGGTTGTGTAGAGCCTCTGTTTTGAGTCCCACGCTCAGTATGCCCCATGCAAACTCAAAATGCAACTCAGAGCAGCCCGAACGGCTATAGGACGACATGGGAACTTGAGAAGGAGAATATATTACACGCCTCAGAAGAATGGATTGTCTGATCTAACTGCCTATGTTAGTGGGTTGTCCCTttctgactatttcctcttcattttcagaTCGTGGCCAAGAGATACAGAGATTTTGAATTTCCTTCTGAAATGACTGGCATCTGGAGATACTTGAACAATGCGTATGCTAGGGATGAGTTCATAAACACGTGTCCAGCCAACCAGGAGATAGAACACGCATATTCGGATGTTGCAAAAAGGATGAAGTGAAGTCGGGGTGTTTTCTGTCTCATCTCAGTCGTATGAGCTAGACTATGAAAAGAGTGTGTCCTTTGTGTTTCCCTCCCAATAACCATCCTTTGCAAAATAATGCCTATATTTTAACAGTGCACAGGCCATAGCGTGATCCACTCAACACCAAATGATACATAGTCTTGTAATTTGTCAACTCACTTGTGTATCTGAATAATACCAGTATCTGTTGTTATACACACCAATTATCCAGTTTATATTCATTTATGTCTTTAACATTCTGGGACCTGCAACACATGCCCTAAATATCTGTAATCCACAATATTTAGGGCACGTGTTTTGCAGTTTAAGTTTCAAAGCAAATAAGGTTCGGTTCAATTccgcctttatttaaaaaattgtatctgTCTCTGATAGTTTTTAATCATGCATAgcctatttttttctgctctaaaatagtagtttaatttttttcggaacaaaaattctctttttataattacaaattacacgcttattttaatactttaaaacaaTGTCAGAGggcataaagaagaaagaaaaaaatcacctaaaCTTTCACTACACTTAGATAACTGCTGATAACTTATTGGTGAACATCTTCCAAATCCTCAgactctctctttctcacacacacattcacaccgcACATAATTTCATGCCTCTGtggtattgtgttagtttattttCAAGGACTGGTGAGGGGACCCCTTGGTAATGCCTTGATGGTCAGCCATAGAGGACCTAAAACAACAGATTCAGCAACGCAGAGCTCAAGAGGGCGCTTGTGGCCAAGTTTCACAGGGATGGAGAACTGTAGGGTCACAGACCCACAGGGACTTGCAGGGACAAGCGGGGACCGGAAGCCGTGGAGGGTCCCCACCTGCCTTGTTCCTGCCTCCGTGATGCCACTGCCCCTGGTTCCAAGGAGGGCGTGGAGGAGGGTGCCTGTCTGTGTCCCTTCCCAGCTCCCTTTCGGGGGCCTTCTCTTGCTCCCCTCCTCTCACAGAGACCATGCCTTCAGGAGGACTCCTGACATCAGCTGTGTGTTGCAGAATCTCCCTGCCCTGTGTTGAAATGTGGACCAAGCACACCTTGATCCCTTCTGATGGCCGCTCTCTCCAAGACATAACACTGCGCCTCTTCGGCCATGATGCCGTGTAGGGCTAGCCCGGATCTTGTTGCTTCTCTGCTCTCTCTAGTGTCATTTCGAGGTCAAGCAAGGAAAATCCAGAGAGATTAGATTCATGGTGACTCCTCTTGGGCAGTTCTGGCAAATAGTCATGCTAGGGAGGGAGTGGAAACTACTGAGTCAAAAGAGTTTCTGGTTCATCTGTGACTTCCCCTGCCCCATCCGTGAGCCAGCCCCTCAGGCGCAGCTCCCTGTGGGCTGGGGCCCAGCTCCTAATCAAGCCTTGGAGGACAGAATGGGAGGCTGTTTCCATACTCATCAAGACTCACTGGGTTTGAGTGTTATCTGCCAggctgtgtccctttgacatttGTACACACCTTCCAGAAGACCTGCTTGTCCAGTTGGTGACAGCATGTGGTTGATGTTAAATGCTCgttagaaaaaatatacatacacctGCTCACCGGGTGATTCATTTGGAAGAGAGGAAAATGCATTAACAGTAACCCTTCTGGGATTTAGTGAAAGATGTCTAGTAAGAGAAACAAAGTCTTTGAGATGGTGGCCACTTTCTCTCCCCTCTTGCTGGATGCTACGGTTTTACCAGGGGCGGCCGACCCCAGCCCTCCACTTGCTTTGTTAGCCATGTATTTTTGGAGGTTGTGTCTAGCATGTGCCGCCATGATTCCTGTTTCACATCTGTTTAGGAGTCAGATTATTAAGATGAGTTTTACCATGTTACATTTAAACTTCGTAAATGAATTGACTACCCGATGTTACTAGTGCAAACTTTGTATTTTTAGAGGTTAAAGTGATCTACATAAACTCCGTGATGCCTTAacaattaaatgaattataaaaatgtttacatgGAACCaatatctttgatttttcttttttttactttgcatTCTCCactgagatgtgtgtgtgtgtgtgtgtgtatcgttTCACCTGATCCCTTGCCTGATGGGAAAAAGTGTGGAGTAAGTCACAGGATATGATTTGCCCCAGGACACACATCACTAAAATGACCCTGATCCACATCATCCTAGGGATAGTCCTATACtataattctcttttaaaaaggtaGGATGGGATAGGAGTTAATACTTACAGGAACTTTAGAAGGGGGACCCCACtgagatttaaagaaataaaatgaatgggaATGAGCTTCCTTTAAAATGGCAAGAGCAACTTTGAACCAGAGGTTATCAGTAGTTGAATTCGAGATTATCTGTTATTTGAATTGTGACCCACAAAGACATTCTAACGGAGCCTTAAAGAGGTCTGAAAAAACACGTGTGACCTGTCCTTATCCAGGTGGCTGAAATAGAGGCCCCGCGGACTgttccatttttaagtgtatttgtAGGAAATCGGCTGGTTGCTGGCAGCCTTCCCCTCCCGGGGGCCCTGTCCTGCACACCCCCTTCATAGGCCCCTAGAAAGCTATTCATATGTGGGAAGGTGAGAAATATTCCAGGGCTGTTCAGCTAGCTTAAAGTCTTTATTAGGTGTGGTTTTTTTGAAACGACATACATTTGTTCTTCCAAACATACCATGCAGGATGCAAATACAGACAAGTTGTGAGTGCAGCCCTCCTCTGAGGCTGATCGTGGGAAGGTTCTCAGGCTGAGGGGATTCTGTTCTTGCTAAATAGTTGCCCAAGAGGCTggacaattcagaaaaaaatagctttactTCTGAACATAGAATCTCCAAATGTaggctgaaaaagaatatgtgtcaCAAAGTTGTACTTTCTGGACACGGTCCAGCCAGTAGTGATGGAACGATAGAATTTAGCTCAGGAAAGAACTTTCAGAGACCAGAGTTCTCAGTAGGTCTCCTGTGATCTACGGGACCATCCCCAGGAATTCAATGTATGCCCAAGTCCTCCTGTCCAGACGGACAGACAGACACAAATGCACATACTACATACATGCacattcacatacatacacacagacatactCTCATACACTCACAGTCACAGAGACACacattcacatatacacacactgacCACACGGTCACAGCACTTTCACACATGTTCAAACATGTAGATatacattcacacacatatacacaaacgcatccacattcacacacacaaacatacacattcaTGcagtacactcacacacacactcacacattggCATACACTCATGTAcctacatatgtacacacacacacacacacacagcctgcaAGGCAAGGTCTGGGTTCCCTTCCACCCCTCCTTCAATCACTGACCAGAAACGCACTCTTAGCAATATTCCACCCACGCCTCCACCCCAACTTCCAGTGGTTCATAATTaggctttgggaaaaaaaattaaagaatagctttttttaaataagaaaacccAATCTTTCTTTTACAGTTTAGAGAACCAAGATGTGTATCTTTCTAAGAACATATGATTCACAAAACCCTGGATACATAAAATGGATCAATTAAGGGATGTTTGTTTATGTTACAATTCTGAATTTTTCCATATGACCAGTTTCCCTTCACATGTTTGATTTGAGCTTTAACAGGTGAGGGCATTTTGGGGTGTCAGAAGACCAGATGCGTGTGGTGTCTCCCCGTGATTCGCTGGGGCCTCTGCAGGCGGTGGGCCTTCCAGGagtccctgccccctgcccgTGGGCTCAGGGACCCAGAGGGGCAGCTGCCGGCCATACGGCCTGTGCTCGGGCAAAGTCACCCTCCCATGGCAGAGGGTTCCAGCCATGTCTCCCTTGCCTTGAACAGGCCACTTAGTCAGGGAGAAGGCCTGAGCTGCCATTTTTGTGTCAGGCCACAGTCCAGGGGAAT encodes the following:
- the LOC132364965 gene encoding chloride intracellular channel protein 6 isoform X2, whose product is MILWLKGVIFNVTTVDLKRKPADLQNLAPGTNPPFMTFDGEVKTDVNKIEEFLEEKLAPPRYPKLGTQHAESNSAGNDVFAKFSAFIKNTKKDANEIYERNLLKALKKLDNYLNSPLPDEIDAYSTEEVTVSGRKFLDGDELTLADCNLLPKLHIIKIVAKRYRDFEFPSEMTGIWRYLNNAYARDEFINTCPANQEIEHAYSDVAKRMK